Proteins encoded within one genomic window of Dehalococcoidia bacterium:
- a CDS encoding cation diffusion facilitator family transporter, with the protein MAMGHGGHGGNVSAGGDRRALVLAGILTGVYFGVELGLGLWTGSVAVTSDAFHTFSAVGGVLIALVAQRLGERPASEQHTFGWFRAEIIGALFNGVFLVVMAAYVFWMGAMRLMDPHQLSTNVMLLAAFGGIATEVVAFWLLYERQKGNLNMKGAFWHVIQTFVGSLIIIVSALVVRYTGFLEIDPILGMAFGVVLFWASWSIIGSSLRVLLQGTPEGFDLRAAIEALEGIEGVEDVHHVHAWSLTSGQNVFSAHLRVRDYGANGERILREASDDLKHRFGVYFSTVQVEEKCLSSERDAAAIDITGKAV; encoded by the coding sequence ATGGCAATGGGGCACGGCGGACATGGCGGGAACGTCTCCGCGGGGGGCGATCGGAGAGCGCTTGTCCTCGCAGGCATCCTGACCGGAGTCTACTTTGGCGTCGAGCTGGGGCTCGGGTTGTGGACGGGTTCGGTGGCGGTCACGTCCGATGCGTTTCACACGTTCTCGGCGGTCGGAGGCGTGCTCATCGCGCTGGTAGCGCAACGGCTCGGCGAACGGCCGGCGTCGGAACAGCATACGTTCGGGTGGTTCCGCGCGGAGATCATCGGCGCCCTGTTCAACGGCGTGTTCTTGGTCGTCATGGCCGCGTACGTGTTCTGGATGGGCGCGATGCGGCTCATGGACCCGCATCAGCTTTCGACGAATGTGATGTTGCTTGCGGCGTTCGGCGGGATCGCGACCGAGGTCGTCGCCTTCTGGCTGCTCTACGAGCGCCAGAAGGGCAATCTCAACATGAAGGGCGCGTTCTGGCACGTCATTCAAACGTTCGTTGGGAGTCTGATCATCATCGTGTCGGCGCTCGTGGTCCGGTACACCGGCTTCCTGGAGATCGATCCCATTCTCGGGATGGCCTTCGGCGTGGTCCTGTTTTGGGCGTCATGGAGCATCATCGGTTCCTCGCTGCGCGTCTTGCTGCAGGGCACGCCGGAGGGCTTCGACCTCCGGGCTGCCATCGAGGCGCTGGAAGGTATCGAGGGGGTCGAGGATGTCCACCACGTGCACGCATGGAGCCTGACTTCAGGTCAAAACGTATTTTCGGCGCACCTGCGCGTCCGCGACTACGGTGCGAACGGAGAGCGCATCCTGCGCGAGGCGAGCGACGATCTCAAACACCGATTCGGCGTGTACTTCTCTACGGTCCAGGTCGAGGAGAAATGTCTCTCCAGCGAACGTGATGCCGCCGCCATCGACATCACCGGGAAGGCCGTCTGA
- the truB gene encoding tRNA pseudouridine(55) synthase TruB, with translation MGPLDAFVVIDKPSGVTSFSMVSTMRRLTGVRRIGHAGTLDPLATGVLPLAIGRATRFIQYLDDEAKTYVAKVRFGVTTDTYDADGEVTSRADASRLTRDAIEGALATCAGAIEQVPPVYSAIKVAGKPLYRYAREGAAIEVAPRVVRIDAIRLLSLAPDRAEAEIEVNCGKGTYIRSLAHDLGQRVGCGAHLTALRRTRSGGFGIHEAHAVPEIEAAAREGWLEDLLLAPDRAVERRPAAIFSEARERDVVAGRVVASERSSAADLCRAYSVDGSFLGLLRNLDGRQWHPEKVLGRG, from the coding sequence GTGGGTCCCCTCGACGCGTTCGTGGTGATCGACAAGCCATCTGGGGTCACGTCGTTCTCGATGGTGTCGACGATGCGGCGGCTCACCGGCGTCCGCCGCATCGGGCACGCGGGCACGCTCGACCCGCTGGCGACGGGCGTGCTGCCGCTCGCGATTGGCCGGGCGACGCGTTTCATCCAGTATCTCGACGATGAAGCCAAGACGTACGTCGCGAAGGTGCGCTTCGGCGTCACTACCGACACCTACGACGCCGACGGGGAGGTGACGTCACGTGCCGATGCTTCGCGCCTTACCCGCGATGCGATCGAAGGCGCACTGGCCACGTGCGCTGGCGCCATCGAGCAGGTGCCGCCGGTGTATAGCGCGATCAAGGTCGCCGGCAAACCGCTCTATCGCTACGCCCGAGAAGGGGCCGCCATCGAAGTCGCGCCTCGTGTCGTGCGCATCGATGCGATTCGGCTGCTCAGCTTAGCCCCAGACCGCGCGGAAGCGGAGATCGAAGTCAACTGTGGCAAGGGCACGTACATCCGGTCGCTCGCGCATGACCTTGGCCAGCGCGTGGGCTGCGGGGCGCACCTGACGGCGCTGCGACGCACACGCAGCGGCGGCTTCGGCATCCACGAGGCGCATGCCGTGCCTGAGATTGAGGCAGCCGCGCGCGAAGGCTGGCTCGAGGACCTGCTTCTGGCGCCCGACCGCGCGGTCGAACGGCGGCCGGCGGCGATCTTCTCCGAGGCACGGGAGCGCGACGTGGTTGCGGGCCGCGTCGTCGCCAGCGAGCGGTCGTCGGCGGCAGATTTGTGCCGGGCGTACTCGGTCGATGGCTCATTCCTGGGGTTGCTCCGGAATCTGGACGGGCGTCAGTGGCATCCTGAAAAGGTGCTTGGGAGGGGCTGA
- a CDS encoding DUF5679 domain-containing protein produces the protein MEAYCLKCRTQREMQNPTPVTMKNGKPATKGVCPVCGTGMYKIGKAS, from the coding sequence ATGGAAGCCTACTGCCTGAAGTGCAGGACGCAGCGGGAAATGCAGAACCCGACGCCTGTCACGATGAAGAACGGCAAGCCGGCCACGAAGGGCGTCTGCCCGGTGTGCGGCACGGGCATGTACAAGATCGGCAAGGCCTCGTAA
- a CDS encoding L,D-transpeptidase has product MTRSRIFRVIAAAAVLSAGFTAAAFSLRAYGPEESWNVFAAATPTFTSTPTHTPTFTPTFTNTPTPTVTLTPTPTFTPTPSVPAPNPPPVPGPEVAGERWILVDIARQTTTAMIGETALYTALVTTGKEGWETPRGSFRIQYRVENETMTSAAIGAEEYYVLEDVLWTQYFTNAGHALHLNYWRDEYYFGSIPSSHGCVGMRYADAEFFWRFARNGTRVEII; this is encoded by the coding sequence GTGACTCGAAGCAGGATCTTCCGCGTGATCGCGGCGGCGGCAGTCCTCTCGGCCGGATTCACTGCCGCCGCCTTCTCGCTGCGCGCCTACGGGCCCGAGGAGTCGTGGAACGTCTTCGCGGCGGCGACGCCCACGTTCACATCGACCCCCACGCACACGCCCACGTTCACGCCGACCTTCACCAACACGCCCACACCTACGGTGACGCTGACGCCTACGCCGACGTTCACGCCAACGCCCTCGGTGCCGGCGCCGAACCCGCCGCCCGTCCCCGGACCGGAGGTCGCCGGTGAGCGCTGGATCCTCGTCGACATCGCCCGCCAGACGACGACGGCGATGATCGGCGAGACAGCGCTCTACACCGCGCTCGTCACGACCGGCAAGGAAGGGTGGGAGACGCCGCGCGGTTCGTTCCGCATCCAGTACCGCGTCGAAAACGAAACGATGACGTCGGCGGCGATTGGCGCGGAGGAGTACTACGTGCTGGAAGACGTGCTCTGGACGCAGTACTTCACGAACGCCGGGCACGCGCTGCACCTCAACTACTGGCGCGACGAGTACTACTTCGGGTCGATCCCTTCGAGCCATGGCTGCGTCGGCATGCGGTACGCGGACGCCGAGTTCTTCTGGCGCTTCGCGAGGAATGGCACGCGGGTGGAGATCATCTAG
- a CDS encoding cupin domain-containing protein, which yields MTTDTNAKYFIRRLSEIETERGVCGWRRTLVTHDDTPVANVSHLRIEDSRYHYHREMTEFYYVLSGGGTITLDDEKKEITAGDLVVIKPGVWHTSDGEMDVLILGVPAGEQTDVWFE from the coding sequence ATGACCACAGATACGAACGCCAAGTACTTCATCCGCCGCCTGAGCGAGATCGAGACCGAACGTGGCGTCTGCGGCTGGCGGCGCACACTCGTGACGCACGACGATACGCCGGTCGCCAACGTCTCGCACCTGCGCATCGAAGACAGCCGCTATCACTACCACCGCGAGATGACCGAGTTCTACTACGTCCTCAGTGGCGGCGGCACGATCACACTCGATGACGAGAAGAAGGAGATCACCGCCGGCGACCTCGTCGTGATCAAGCCGGGCGTCTGGCACACGTCAGACGGCGAGATGGATGTGCTGATTCTCGGCGTGCCCGCGGGCGAGCAGACCGATGTCTGGTTCGAGTAG
- a CDS encoding PmoA family protein encodes MPFAIQLGPVTAPRENFIAECALPDGGWSDNAWDAIDEESGDATPAQIDVVTGAPRASWHVKELAPGEKRPYTLRPAAQAESRGVALHHQEENGRIVVYYGGLLQTIYHYGLPNYRPYFWPNVAPSGRPDSGVGTTDGSQPKSITDDGPPDHSWHRSLWYACGDLNGVDFYLEPAAMQEGYGPHVGTGYGRIVHRSFDWIVSGPVWGGFQQRAQWVAPGGSVLLDDVRRFRMYRLRGRLRLWDIEAEFTPHADAVTFGQTNENALPLFRVADIIDEWDGGTMTSSNGAKGSPDCHAQRAEWVDVSGPFTRAVGRDEEIFGIAMLDHPSNRNHPNAWFVRGYGPVGTNLPYFDGPLTLERGETWTLRHRLYIHQQYSAEANVSGRFDEYANPASATLL; translated from the coding sequence ATGCCATTCGCAATCCAGCTCGGCCCCGTGACCGCGCCGCGAGAGAACTTCATCGCGGAGTGTGCCCTGCCCGACGGCGGCTGGTCGGACAACGCCTGGGATGCCATCGACGAGGAATCCGGCGACGCCACGCCGGCTCAGATCGATGTCGTCACGGGCGCTCCCCGCGCATCGTGGCACGTGAAGGAACTGGCGCCAGGCGAGAAGCGACCGTACACGCTGCGGCCCGCCGCGCAGGCCGAGTCGCGCGGCGTCGCGCTGCACCACCAGGAGGAAAACGGACGCATCGTCGTGTACTACGGCGGCCTGCTGCAGACGATCTACCACTATGGCTTGCCGAACTACCGTCCGTACTTCTGGCCGAACGTCGCGCCGAGCGGCCGCCCCGACTCCGGCGTCGGCACGACGGACGGCTCGCAGCCGAAGTCGATCACCGACGACGGCCCGCCCGACCACTCGTGGCACCGTTCGCTCTGGTACGCGTGCGGCGACCTCAACGGCGTCGACTTCTACCTGGAACCGGCGGCGATGCAGGAAGGCTACGGCCCGCACGTCGGGACCGGTTACGGACGCATCGTGCACCGCTCGTTCGACTGGATCGTCTCCGGTCCCGTATGGGGCGGCTTCCAGCAACGCGCGCAGTGGGTGGCGCCAGGCGGCTCCGTACTGCTGGACGATGTGAGGCGCTTCCGCATGTACCGGCTGCGCGGCCGCCTGCGACTCTGGGATATCGAAGCCGAATTCACGCCGCACGCAGACGCGGTGACTTTCGGCCAGACGAACGAGAACGCGCTGCCGTTGTTTCGCGTCGCCGACATCATCGACGAGTGGGACGGCGGCACGATGACAAGCTCGAACGGCGCCAAAGGCTCGCCGGACTGTCACGCCCAGCGCGCCGAGTGGGTCGACGTCTCCGGTCCGTTCACGCGAGCCGTCGGGCGCGACGAGGAGATCTTCGGCATCGCCATGCTTGACCATCCGTCGAACAGGAATCACCCGAACGCGTGGTTCGTGCGAGGCTACGGCCCGGTCGGCACCAACCTGCCGTACTTCGACGGCCCGCTGACGCTCGAGCGCGGCGAGACGTGGACGCTGCGCCACCGGCTGTACATCCACCAGCAGTATTCAGCCGAAGCCAACGTCAGCGGCCGCTTCGACGAGTACGCCAACCCGGCGTCAGCGACCCTGCTCTAG
- a CDS encoding type II toxin-antitoxin system VapC family toxin, whose product MTTPGRECVVDASTVLAAIKREPGYQRAIAAIQTAIISSVNFAEVASHLAKSGVSLDEIKSVLSSFALPTIDFNMEQALEAARLHPLTVRQGLSLGDRACLALAVLRGLPVMTADRKWASVDIGIEIVLVR is encoded by the coding sequence ATGACGACGCCGGGACGTGAGTGCGTGGTCGATGCGTCAACTGTCCTGGCGGCAATCAAACGAGAGCCCGGCTACCAACGCGCGATCGCGGCCATCCAGACGGCGATCATCTCCTCCGTAAACTTCGCCGAGGTAGCATCCCACCTCGCCAAGTCCGGTGTGTCGCTGGACGAAATCAAGTCCGTGCTCTCTTCGTTCGCACTACCCACCATCGACTTCAACATGGAACAAGCCCTCGAAGCAGCGAGGCTCCATCCCCTCACCGTGAGGCAAGGCCTCTCCCTCGGCGACCGTGCGTGCCTCGCGCTCGCGGTGCTCCGTGGCTTGCCCGTGATGACGGCCGATCGCAAGTGGGCGAGCGTCGACATCGGCATCGAGATCGTCCTCGTCCGCTAG
- a CDS encoding Gfo/Idh/MocA family oxidoreductase — protein MTTAQPAPSPVARPFDLREPIGVGVIGAGGISHSHLLAYRGRANRDRARVIAIADISEVAARKQAETYDIEHVFTDWREMLNRPDVQAVSICTPPFLHVEQSVGALSAGKHVICEKPVAPTLAGIDAIAEAQRASGTVFEGVFQHRVGQGARQVKALLDAGRFGRLRFGLSETLWQRSQEYYDVWWRGTWAQECGGVTMGHGIHSIDMLLWFMGEPESVIAEAVTAKLDIKVEDTSLATVRFRNGAVGQIIVTVNAHDNRSRLEIFGDDLQAVSSESPYDPTREPFLLRSLDVPVAEAAAREATELYPETPKHLHVPMIADFIDAIDGAPPLVGIDECRRSMELITGMYKSAMTGQRVTFPIAGDDPWYSQIPADGFDVVPSQGL, from the coding sequence ATGACCACCGCGCAGCCGGCTCCCTCCCCCGTGGCGCGGCCGTTTGACCTGCGAGAACCAATCGGCGTCGGCGTGATCGGCGCCGGTGGCATCTCCCACTCGCATCTGCTGGCCTATCGCGGCCGCGCCAATCGCGACCGGGCCCGCGTGATCGCCATCGCCGACATCTCGGAAGTCGCGGCGCGCAAGCAGGCCGAAACCTACGACATCGAGCATGTCTTCACCGACTGGCGCGAGATGCTGAACCGCCCCGATGTGCAGGCCGTCAGCATCTGCACGCCGCCGTTCCTCCACGTCGAGCAGTCGGTCGGGGCGCTGAGCGCAGGCAAGCACGTCATCTGCGAAAAGCCCGTCGCGCCGACCCTCGCCGGTATCGACGCGATCGCCGAGGCGCAGCGGGCATCGGGGACGGTCTTCGAGGGCGTATTCCAGCATCGCGTCGGCCAGGGCGCGCGCCAGGTGAAGGCGCTGCTCGACGCCGGCCGTTTCGGCCGCCTGCGGTTCGGACTGTCGGAGACGCTGTGGCAACGCTCGCAGGAGTATTACGACGTCTGGTGGCGCGGGACGTGGGCGCAGGAGTGCGGCGGCGTCACGATGGGCCACGGCATCCATAGCATCGACATGCTGCTGTGGTTCATGGGCGAGCCCGAGTCGGTGATCGCGGAAGCGGTGACGGCCAAGCTCGACATCAAGGTTGAAGACACGTCCCTCGCGACGGTGCGCTTCCGAAACGGCGCCGTCGGCCAGATCATCGTCACCGTCAATGCGCACGACAATCGCAGCCGGCTCGAGATCTTCGGCGATGACCTGCAGGCGGTGTCGAGCGAATCGCCCTACGACCCGACGCGCGAACCCTTCCTGCTGCGCTCTCTCGACGTCCCGGTGGCAGAAGCGGCCGCGCGCGAAGCAACCGAGCTGTACCCGGAGACCCCGAAGCACCTGCACGTTCCGATGATCGCGGACTTCATCGACGCGATCGACGGCGCACCGCCGCTCGTCGGCATCGACGAATGCCGCCGTTCGATGGAGCTGATCACCGGCATGTACAAGTCTGCGATGACCGGCCAGCGCGTCACGTTCCCGATTGCCGGCGACGACCCCTGGTACTCGCAGATTCCAGCGGACGGGTTTGACGTCGTGCCTTCCCAAGGTCTATAG
- a CDS encoding dihydrodipicolinate synthase family protein, with translation MRDLDLGGLIPATLLPLTADHQIDEAALRTYIRWLIGFDGLTAVAVNMDTGEAPHLSRDEKRRVLDIYAAEVAGRVPVLAGIGARYTAEAVELTRDAETAGADGIVVFPIAAFAGDPLPPEVPYEYHRAIADATPLPMVLFQLQPALAGVLFSRETLLRLIEIPNVVAIKEASFDAVKFVQTRRILDEAPRRIQLLTGNDNFILESFVLGAEGALIGFGTIAIAEQVEMFRLIAARRYEDAQRINDEVVQPLADALFAPPVRNYRARLKEALRQLGVIPNAHMRPPLLDLDAQECEAVRRALAAVQLAAPAPAR, from the coding sequence ATGCGTGACCTCGACCTTGGCGGCCTCATTCCGGCGACGCTCCTTCCGCTGACCGCCGATCACCAGATCGACGAGGCGGCGCTCCGCACCTACATCCGGTGGCTCATCGGCTTCGACGGACTGACGGCCGTCGCCGTGAACATGGATACCGGAGAAGCGCCGCATCTCTCGCGCGACGAGAAGCGGCGCGTACTCGACATCTACGCCGCAGAGGTCGCCGGCCGGGTGCCCGTGCTCGCCGGTATCGGCGCCCGATACACGGCCGAGGCCGTCGAACTCACGCGCGATGCAGAAACGGCGGGCGCCGATGGCATCGTCGTATTCCCGATCGCGGCGTTCGCCGGCGACCCGCTGCCGCCCGAGGTGCCATACGAGTACCACCGCGCGATCGCAGATGCGACGCCGCTGCCTATGGTGCTGTTCCAGCTCCAGCCCGCGCTCGCCGGCGTGCTGTTCTCGCGCGAGACGCTCCTGCGCCTGATCGAGATCCCGAACGTCGTCGCCATCAAGGAAGCATCGTTTGATGCAGTGAAGTTCGTGCAGACGCGCCGCATCCTCGACGAAGCACCGCGGCGCATCCAGCTCCTGACCGGGAACGACAACTTCATCCTCGAGTCGTTCGTGCTGGGCGCCGAGGGAGCCCTCATCGGCTTCGGGACGATCGCGATCGCCGAACAGGTCGAGATGTTTCGTCTTATCGCCGCGCGCCGTTACGAAGATGCGCAGCGTATCAACGATGAAGTCGTGCAGCCGCTCGCCGACGCGCTGTTCGCGCCGCCCGTGCGAAATTATCGAGCGCGGCTGAAGGAAGCCCTGCGGCAACTCGGCGTCATCCCCAACGCGCACATGCGCCCGCCCCTACTCGACCTCGATGCGCAGGAATGCGAAGCCGTGCGCCGCGCGCTCGCCGCCGTGCAGCTCGCCGCGCCTGCACCCGCCCGATGA
- a CDS encoding SDR family oxidoreductase — protein sequence MSALAGKVALVTGATHGIGRAIAVAFAAEGAQVVACGRDEAALASIAAEIGDACATHRTDVTVEADIEAAVQSAVDRFGGLDVAYNAAGTGGMTSTIRNNDLAVAEAIWRTNVLGVLASMKHESRAMRVRGGGSIINVSSASAKMPAKAMAAYCGSKAAVNMMTKVAALELAEHGIRVNAIGPGAIETRMTEWMKLPGVGEAIVAETPLARVGQPADLVGLSVLVASDAASFITGEIFYADGGATLQKYPDLVSLFRAARDAAR from the coding sequence ATGAGTGCGCTCGCAGGCAAAGTTGCGTTGGTCACCGGAGCTACGCACGGCATCGGCCGGGCGATCGCCGTTGCATTCGCCGCCGAAGGTGCACAGGTGGTCGCCTGCGGCCGCGACGAAGCGGCGCTGGCGTCGATCGCCGCCGAGATCGGCGACGCCTGCGCGACACATCGCACGGACGTCACGGTCGAGGCGGACATCGAGGCGGCGGTGCAGTCTGCGGTCGACCGCTTCGGCGGCCTCGACGTCGCGTACAACGCCGCCGGCACCGGCGGCATGACGTCCACGATACGCAACAACGACCTGGCGGTGGCGGAGGCGATCTGGCGCACGAACGTGCTCGGCGTGCTCGCATCGATGAAGCACGAGTCGCGCGCCATGCGCGTCCGCGGCGGTGGCTCAATCATCAACGTTTCGTCCGCGAGCGCGAAGATGCCAGCGAAGGCGATGGCCGCCTACTGCGGCTCCAAGGCCGCCGTCAACATGATGACGAAGGTCGCTGCGCTCGAACTGGCGGAGCATGGGATACGTGTCAACGCGATCGGTCCCGGGGCCATCGAGACGCGCATGACCGAATGGATGAAGTTGCCCGGCGTCGGCGAAGCGATCGTCGCCGAGACGCCGCTCGCGCGCGTCGGGCAGCCGGCGGACCTGGTCGGGCTATCGGTGCTGGTGGCGTCGGACGCCGCCTCCTTCATCACCGGCGAGATCTTCTACGCCGACGGCGGCGCGACGTTGCAGAAGTACCCTGACCTGGTCTCGCTGTTCCGCGCGGCACGCGATGCGGCGCGCTAG
- a CDS encoding acetyl-CoA acetyltransferase, whose protein sequence is MDDRLPIVVGVGQITQRPGAERPLEPLGLMAAAARAAEADSATPELLTSLDALRAINVLSWPSKAPALDLAKALRVAPREAIYTAVGGNTPQWIVNEVAEAIHEGGIDLALIAGAESMYSARKARAMGVDLGWSARGNPPPEVGDTRNGVNEIEAAHGATIPTRIYPLFENALRAHYGRSIDEHQRAIGELMAKFSAVAARNEHAWFQEKRLAEEIATPSETNRYISFPYPKYMNAIMNVDQGAALIMTSVAGARRLGVSEEKWVYLWGCGDATDHWFVTERVNYHSSPAIRVAGERALSMAGVAIDDIGHFDLYSCFPSAVQIGRDALGIAPGDPRPLTQTGGLPYAGGPGNNYVTHGIAAMTQRLRGDRAAIGLTTGNGWYVTKHSVAVWSAQPPRNEWRRTDPTLDQATIDAEPHPEFIADPEGAATVETYTVVFEREGAPGLGIVIGRGARGRRFIANTPHDVSLLESMTQREFIGTKGHVTQSSDGKNVFTPG, encoded by the coding sequence ATGGACGACCGTCTACCGATCGTCGTTGGCGTGGGGCAGATTACGCAGCGCCCCGGCGCCGAACGGCCACTCGAACCACTTGGCCTGATGGCCGCCGCGGCGCGCGCCGCCGAAGCCGACAGCGCCACGCCTGAACTGCTCACCTCGCTCGATGCCCTTCGCGCGATCAACGTCCTGTCGTGGCCGTCGAAGGCGCCCGCGCTCGACCTGGCGAAGGCCCTGCGTGTCGCCCCACGCGAGGCGATCTACACGGCCGTCGGCGGCAACACGCCGCAGTGGATCGTCAACGAGGTCGCCGAAGCGATCCACGAAGGCGGCATCGACCTGGCGCTGATCGCCGGCGCCGAGTCGATGTACTCCGCGCGCAAGGCACGAGCGATGGGCGTCGACCTCGGCTGGTCAGCGCGCGGCAACCCGCCGCCCGAAGTCGGCGACACGCGCAACGGCGTCAATGAGATCGAAGCCGCGCACGGCGCGACGATCCCCACGCGCATCTACCCCCTGTTCGAGAATGCGCTCCGAGCGCACTACGGCCGCAGTATCGACGAACATCAGCGCGCGATCGGCGAACTGATGGCGAAGTTCTCGGCGGTAGCGGCGAGGAACGAACATGCGTGGTTCCAGGAGAAGCGGCTCGCCGAGGAGATCGCTACGCCGAGCGAGACCAACCGCTACATCAGCTTTCCCTACCCCAAGTACATGAACGCGATCATGAACGTCGACCAGGGTGCGGCGCTGATCATGACGAGCGTCGCCGGCGCGCGAAGGCTGGGCGTCTCGGAGGAGAAGTGGGTCTATCTCTGGGGCTGCGGAGACGCGACCGACCACTGGTTCGTCACCGAGCGCGTTAACTACCACTCGTCGCCGGCAATCCGCGTCGCGGGTGAACGTGCGCTATCGATGGCCGGCGTCGCGATCGATGACATCGGTCACTTCGACCTGTACTCCTGCTTCCCTTCGGCGGTGCAGATCGGCCGCGACGCGCTGGGCATCGCGCCCGGCGACCCGCGTCCGTTGACGCAGACCGGCGGACTGCCGTACGCGGGCGGCCCGGGGAACAACTATGTCACGCACGGCATCGCCGCCATGACGCAGCGGCTGCGCGGCGACCGCGCGGCCATCGGCCTCACGACGGGCAACGGATGGTACGTCACGAAGCACTCTGTCGCCGTCTGGTCCGCGCAGCCGCCTCGCAACGAATGGCGTCGCACGGACCCGACGCTCGACCAGGCGACGATTGACGCGGAGCCGCACCCCGAGTTCATCGCTGACCCTGAGGGCGCGGCGACCGTCGAGACGTATACCGTCGTCTTCGAACGAGAAGGCGCGCCGGGCCTCGGTATCGTCATCGGCCGTGGGGCGCGTGGGCGCCGGTTCATCGCGAACACGCCCCACGACGTGTCGCTGCTCGAGTCGATGACACAACGCGAATTCATCGGCACGAAGGGACATGTGACACAGTCCTCGGACGGCAAGAACGTCTTCACGCCCGGATAG
- a CDS encoding PAS domain S-box protein — MDADAQDVDFHALVDQAPDAMIFAGLDGIIQTWNPAAERIFGHAAAAAIGQSLDIIIPESLRQAHWQGYERALAAGDTKYRGQSLPTKSMKADGSPIYVELSFAIVHDADGQVIGAMAQARDITERFERDKVTRRRIRDLEAAQEAASAAAETAS; from the coding sequence GTGGACGCTGACGCTCAGGATGTCGACTTCCATGCACTCGTCGACCAGGCGCCGGACGCGATGATCTTCGCGGGCCTCGACGGCATCATTCAGACGTGGAATCCGGCCGCCGAACGCATCTTCGGGCACGCCGCCGCCGCGGCTATCGGCCAGTCGTTGGACATCATCATCCCGGAGTCGCTTCGCCAGGCGCACTGGCAGGGGTACGAACGCGCGCTCGCGGCCGGCGACACGAAGTACCGGGGCCAGTCGTTGCCGACGAAGTCGATGAAGGCCGACGGGTCGCCGATCTACGTCGAACTCAGTTTCGCGATTGTCCACGATGCGGACGGTCAGGTGATCGGCGCGATGGCGCAGGCGCGCGACATCACGGAGCGCTTCGAGCGTGACAAAGTGACGCGGCGCCGGATCCGCGACCTGGAGGCGGCGCAGGAAGCCGCGAGTGCGGCCGCCGAAACCGCGTCCTGA